The following proteins are co-located in the Malus sylvestris chromosome 13, drMalSylv7.2, whole genome shotgun sequence genome:
- the LOC126595981 gene encoding PH, RCC1 and FYVE domains-containing protein 1-like — protein MADPASYGNYERDTEQALIALKKGSQLIKYSRKGQPKLHTFRISTDETTLIWYSHGEERTLKLASVSRIIPGQRTAVFRRYLRPEKDYLSFSLLYKNGERTLDLICKDKAEAEIWFAGLKAVITSGKERSRRSQSDISDLQDSAESVHGHPFGATLEFTSSIASGRVSVDSHESVNLAGSDVGSERANMQLRTSAGDGFRISVSSTPSCSSGGSGHDDIESLGDVYVWGEIWSDGNGPDGSANSISKKIDVLIPKPLESNVVLDVQQIACGVRHVALVTRQGEVFTWGEESGGRLGHGIDRDFSRPRLVEFLAINNIEFVACGEYHTCAVSTSGDLFTWGDGTHNAGLLGLGTDVSHWIPKRVTGPLEGLQVLSVACGTWHSALATSNGKVFTFGDGAFGVLGHGDRESVPYPREVQSLNGLKTIKVACGVWHTAAIVEVMGQSGTNASSRKLFTWGDGDKHRLGHEIKETYLLPTCVSSLIDYNFHQLACGHTMTIALTTSGHVFTMGGTAYGQLGNPSSDGKVPCLVQDRLVGEFVEEISCGSYHVAVLTSRSEVFTWGKGANGRLGHGDTEDQKTPTLVEALKDRHVKSISCGSNFTSSICIHKWISGADQSICSGCRQTFGFTRKRHNCYNCGLVHCHACSSKKALRAALAPTPGKPHRVCDACYAKLKAAEAGNASSVSRRSRVTRSMDSRDLLSRVEVKSSRILLSPSIEPVKYLEVKSMKPGGVRSESPSIVRASQVPSLLQLKDIAFPSSLSALQNVLKPVMTTPSQPNSRSTSPYSRRPSPPRSTTPIFSRSVIDSLKRTNGTLTQEVSKMQNQVKSLKHKCDAQEVEIKKLRKHVKEAGSLADDQYSKCRAAKELVKSITEQMREWEDKIPPEISDSDTFKALHTQAEDFMNTNIGRPSSDLDQHYATDRTSLVVESSRMEDNKAKDSAEAEQQNSSENHSKSPESSTLQTEDNRSENFADAGPQNRSRSPESSMSRTGQKEVIEQFEPGVYVTLLQLKNGIWVFKRVKFSKRKFSSEQAEAWWKNNKDRLLRRYSQPNTSPAPSVPPPSRPIPPEENSEAAAASPT, from the exons ATGGCAGATCCTGCTAGCTATGGGAATTATGAGCGTGATACTGAACAA GCACTCATTGCATTAAAAAAAGGTTCCCAGTTAATCAAGTATAGCCGGAAAGGACAGCCAAAACTTCATACATTCAGAATTTCTACT GATGAAACTACACTAATCTGGTATTCACatggagaagaacgaactctgAAATTAGCTTCCGTCTCTCGAATTATCCCCGGACAGAGAACA GCTGTGTTTAGAAGGTATTTGCGCCCAGAAAAGGATTACTTGTCATTTTCTCTTCTATATAAGAACGGTGAACGAACACTTGATCTG ATCTGCAAGGACAAAGCTGAGGCAGAGATATGGTTTGCTGGCCTTAAGGCGGTAATTACTTCAGGAAAAGAGCGTAGTAGACGTAGTCAGAGTGATATTTCTGAT TTGCAAGACTCTGCTGAATCTGTTCATGGCCATCCATTTGGTGCGACATTAGAGTTCACGTCAAGCATTGCCAGTGGTAGGGTATCCGTTGATTCTCATGAATCAGTGAATTTGGCAGGCTCAGATGTGGGTTCAGAACGTGCAAACATGCAACTAAGAACAAGTGCAGGAGATGGTTTTCGAATTAGTGTTTCAAGCACTCCTAGCTGTTCAAGTGGAGGGTCTGGACATGATGATATAGAATCACTAGGAGATGTTTATGTGTGGGGAGAGATCTGGTCTGATGGAAATGGACCTGATGGGTCTGCAAATTCAATCTCTAAAAAAATCGATGTGCTGATTCCAAAGCCCTTGGAGTCGAatgttgttcttgatgttcAGCAGATAGCTTGTGGTGTGCGACATGTTGCTCTTGTAACAAGGCAAGGGGAGGTTTTCACCTGGGGAGAGGAATCGGGTGGAAGACTCGGTCATGGGATTGATAGAGACTTTAGTCGTCCTCGCCTTGTTGAGTTCCTCGCAATTAATAACATTGAATTTGTTGCATGTGGTGAGTACCACACATGTGCTGTATCTACATCAGGTGATTTGTTTACGTGGGGTGATGGTACACATAATGCTGGACTTCTTGGTCTTGGAACTGATGTTAGCCACTGGATACCTAAAAGGGTTACCGGTCCTTTAGAAGGACTTCAGGTTCTATCTGTTGCATGTGGCACATGGCATTCAGCTTTAGCAACTTCGAATGGAAAGGTATTTACATTTGGAGATGGAGCGTTCGGTGTTTTGGGCCATGGGGATCGAGAGAGTGTTCCGTATCCAAGGGAGGTACAGTCGTTGAATGGACTAAAGACTATAAAAGTAGCATGTGGAGTTTGGCATACTGCAGCTATTGTAGAAGTTATGGGCCAGTCTGGTACAAATGCTTCATCTCGTAAGTTGTTCACCTGGGGCGATGGTGACAAACATCGTTTGGGTCACGAAATCAAGGAAACTTATCTGCTTCCCACCTGTGTCTCTTCACTTATCGACTATAATTTCCACCAGCTAGCATGTGGACACACTATGACTATTGCCCTCACCACATCAGGTCATGTGTTTACCATGGGCGGAACTGCATATGGCCAGCTAGGCAATCCAAGTTCTGATGGGAAAGTACCTTGTTTAGTACAGGATCGATTGGTTGGTGAGTTTGTCGAAGAAATATCTTGTGGGTCATATCATGTTGCTGTCCTGACATCAAGAAGTGAAGTGTTCACTTGGGGAAAAGGTGCTAATGGAAGACTGGGACACGGGGACACAGAAGACCAGAAAACTCCAACTTTGGTTGAAGCCCTAAAAGATAGGCATGTGAAAAGCATATCGTGCGGCTCAAACTTCACATCTAGTATATGCATCCATAAGTGGATCTCTGGAGCTGATCAATCAATTTGCTCAGGTTGTCGACAGACATTTGGTTTTACTAGAAAGAGGCATAACTGTTATAACTGTGGACTAGTCCATTGCCATGCTTGTAGTTCCAAGAAAGCACTGAGGGCAGCTTTGGCCCCGACTCCTGGAAAACCTCATCGTGTATGTGATGCTTGTTATGCGAAACTTAAGGCTGCTGAGGCTGGTAATGCTTCCAGTGTTAGTAGGAGATCTAGGGTCACACGCTCGATGGATAGCAGGGATTTACTAAGTAGAGTAGAGGTGAAATCTTCAAGGattcttctctctccctctataGAACCCGTTAAATACCTTGAGGTCAAGTCCATGAAGCCTGGTGGTGTCAGATCCGAATCCCCTTCTATAGTCAGGGCTTCCCAAGTTCCATCCCTTTTACAACTTAAAGATATTGCATTTCCAAGTTCGTTGAGTGCACTTCAAAACGTTTTGAAGCCTGTCATGACAACGCCGTCTCAGCCCAATTCGAGATCTACTTCACCATATTCAAGGAGACCTAGTCCTCCCCGGTCTACAACTCCTATATTCTCTAGGAGTGTTATTGACAGTCTTAAGAGAACAAATGGCACTCTGACTCAAGAAGTATCAAAGATGCAAAACCAG GTTAAAAGTCTGAAGCATAAGTGTGATGCTCAAGAGGTAGAGATAAAGAAACTACGTAAACATGTGAAAGAAGCTGGCTCATTAGCCGATGACCAATACTCGAAGTGCAGAGCTGCCAAAGAACTCGTCAAGTCCATCACGGAACAg ATGAGGGAATGGGAAGACAAGATACCTCCTGAGATTTCTGACAGCGATACTTTCAAAGCATTGCATACGCAAGCTGAGGATTTTATGAACACGAATATTGGAAGGCCAAGCTCAGATCTTGACCAACACTATGCAACCGATAGAACTTCCTTGGTTGTTGAGTCTTCTAGAATGGAAGACAACAAGGCTAAAGACTCTGCAGAGGCTGAACAGCAAAACAGCTCAGAAAACCACTCGAAGTCACCTGAATCATCAACGTTGCAGACAGAAGACAACAGATCAGAAAACTTTGCGGATGCTGGACCTCAAAACCGCTCAAGGTCACCAGAATCATCAATGTCACGGACAGGACAAAAGGAAGTCATTGAACAATTTGAACCGGGCGTTTATGTAACTCTCCTTCAACTAAAAAATGGTATTTGGGTTTTTAAGCGTGTTAAATTCAG CAAACGGAAGTTTAGTTCGGAACAGGCAGAAGCATGGTGGAAAAACAACAAAGATAGGCTGCTTAGGAGATATAGTCAGCCGAATACAAGTCCTGCTCCGAGTGTACCACCACCCAGCCGTCCTATACCGCCCGAGGAAAACAGCGAGGCAGCCGCAGCTTCCCCGACTTAG
- the LOC126595982 gene encoding putative E3 ubiquitin-protein ligase XBAT35 → MGQQQSKDELLYQQVSYGNVEGIKALCRDGAGLEWIDREGKTPLIVACINPGLYNVAKSLIELGANVNAYRPGRHAGTPLHHAAKRGLENVVNLLLSHGANALIMNDDCQSPLDIARAKGHMNVVRAIERHICLFSGWLREFYGPGFLGVLAPQLVSRKVWVVVLPCSSRKPTKPFKLELAIYPNMQDAKPRTVIALWKVNLEEPKLHQSDPSVVIHDNSTKTRIKLAAAVENDKQQLQLFCDACKGIPQACPAFLGNNQPPVAPASAPPAAEDLELAMAISASMQSALQERPSFPNPHPTYEASSSSSDNGWAGASTRTDSYNGGGAPTAAAASKVSSGEWSGTQSNEVGESSQQVEIQDTSSVQTAPTSDIIPSAPPVADDSLDAAPVHYPSIDFSPIDIPSPSLESTPAKIDEKKGESGSCVICLDAPAEGACIPCGHMAGCMSCLKEITGKKWGCPVCRAKIDQVIRLYAV, encoded by the exons ATGGGGCAGCAGCAATCGAAAGACGAACTGCTCTATCAGCAAGTCAGCTATGGAAACGTCGAAGGGATTAAAGCCCTCTGCAGAGATGGTGCAGGCCTTGAG TGGATTGATAGAGAGGGGAAAACCCCTTTGATCGTGGCCTGTATAAATCCTGGGCTGTATAATGTTGCAAAAAGCTTGATTGAACTTGGTGCAAACGTTAACGCCTATCGCCCCG GTCGTCATGCTGGGACTCCTCTACATCATGCAGCTAAAAGAGGCCTAGAAAACGTCGTTAATTTACTTCTTTCGCATGGAG CAAATGCTTTAATCATGAACGATGACTGTCAAAGTCCTCTTGACATTGCTAGGGCGAAAGGGCACATGAATGTTGTCCGTGCAATTGAG AGGCATATTTGCTTATTCTCTGGTTGGTTGCGGGAGTTTTATGGTCCTGGATTTCTTGGAGTACTTGCTCCGCAGTTGGTTTCAAGAAAAGT TTGGGTTGTTGTTTTGCCATGTAGTTCCCGGAAACCCACCAAGCCTTTCAAGTTGGAGCTTGCCATTTACCCTAACATGCAG GACGCCAAACCGCGAACAGTTATTGCATTGTGGAAAGTCAATCTGGAAGAACCAAAGTTACACCAGTCTGATCCATCAGTTgtgattcatgataactccacAA AAACACGCATCAAACTTGCAGCTGCAGTTGAGAATGACAAGCAACAACTTCAGTTGTTTTGCGATGCATGCAAAGGAATACCACAG GCTTGTCCTGCGTTTTTGGGTAACAACCAACCCCCGGTTGCTCCAGCAAGTGCACCACCAGCTGCAGAAGATTTAGAGTTGGCCATGGCTATTAGTGCCTCCATGCAGTCTGCTTTGCAGGAGAGACCATCCTTTCCTAATCCGCACCCTACCTATGAAGCAAGTTCATCCAGTAGTGATAATGGTTGGGCCGGAGCCTCCACAAGAACTGACAGTTACAATGGTGGTGGTGCACCAACTGCAGCTGCTGCTTCAAAAGTAAGTAGCGGCGAGTGGTCAGGGACTCAGAGTAATGAAGTTGGAGAGTCATCTCAGCAGGTGGAAATCCAGGATACCTCTTCCGTCCAAACAGCTCCTACTTCAGATATAATCCCATCAGCCCCACCGGTTGCAGATGATAGTCTAGATGCAGCTCCTGTTCACTATCCATCAATTGATTTCAGTCCTATTGATATCCCATCCCCAAGCCTTGAAAGCACACCTGCTAAAATTGATGAGAAGAAAGGTGAAAGCGGTTCATGCGTGATTTGTTTGGATGCTCCAGCTGAAGGAGCTTGCATCCCATGTGGACATATGGCTGGATGCATGTCCTGTTTGAAGGAGATTACAGGTAAGAAATGGGGTTGCCCCGTCTGTCGAGCCAAGATAGACCAAGTTATAAGGCTTTATGCTGTGTGA